The Pseudorca crassidens isolate mPseCra1 chromosome 3, mPseCra1.hap1, whole genome shotgun sequence genome includes the window TAGTAGCACCTAACAGCCAGCATTTAGCCTATACTGTCTAGGCATAGTGGAAGCAACAGTAACTTCACAGAAATCTGGCAGGTAGGGAGAGTTTAAACAATTAATTACAAGTGTAGTAAGTGCTTTGAATTgaaaacagtgtttttttttttttttttaatatacattaggTTCTTTTTGGTtatctgttttttacatattagtgtatacatgtcaatcccaatctcccagttcatccccagctttccccccttcgtgtccatacgtttgttctccacatctgtgtctctatttctgccctgcgaaccggttcacctgtaccatttttctagattccacatatatgcgttaatatacgatatttgtttttctctttctgacttacttcactctgtaagacagtctctaggtccatctctgtctctacaaattacccaattttgttcctttttatggttgagtaatattccattgtatatatgtaccacatcttctttatacattcatctgtcagtgcacacttaggttgcttccatgtcctggctattgtaaatagtgctgaaatgaacactggggtgcatgtgtctttttgaattatggttttctctgggtatatgcccagaagtgggattgttggggtgtatggtagttctatttttagttttttaaggaacctctatactgttctccatagtggctatatcaatttacattctcaccaacagtgcaagacggttcccttttctccacaccctctccagcatttgttgtttctagattttctgatgatgcccattctaactggtgtgaggtgatatctcattgtagttttgatttgcacttctctaataattagtgatgttgggcagcttttcatgtgcctcttggccatctgtatgtcttctatggagaaatgtctatttaggtcttctgcccatttttggattgcgttgtttgtttttttaatattgagctgcatgagctgtttatatattttggagattaattctttgtccgttgattcatttgcaaatattttctcccattctgagggttgtctttttgtcttgtttatagtttcctttgctgtgcaaaagctttaagtttcattaggtcccatttgtttatttttgttttgtttttatttccattactctaggaggtggatcaaaaaagatcttgctgtgatttatgtcaaagagtgttcttcctatgttttcctctaagagttttatagtgtctggtcttacatttaggtctttaatccattttgagtttatttttgtgtatggtgttaggtagttttctaatttcattctttcacatgtagctgtccagttttcccagcaccacttatagaagagattgtcttttctccattgtatatccttgcctcctttgtcatagattagttgaccataagtacgtgggtttatatctgggctttctatcctgttccattgatctatatttccttttttttttttttatcttttattttctttatttttggctgtgttgggtctttgttgctgcacgcagggtttctctagttgtggcaagcgggggctactcttcattgcggtgcgcgggcttctcattgcagtggcttctcttgttgcggagcatgggctgtagagcgcaccggcttcagtagttgttgcctGCGGGTAtggttgctccgaggcatgtgggatcttcctggaccagggcttgaacctctgtcccctgcattggcaggtggattcttaaccactgcgccactaggggaGTTCcctgatgtatatttctgttgaaAATACAGTGTGTTTTGTGAGCACATAAGTCAGATTTAACCTGTGTAGAGggatgcaaaaaaaagaaaaaaaaatccctcataaAAGTATGAGTTGAGACCTGAAGTTTTGTTAGAAACTAGCTAGAATAGAGAAAAGAGTATTCTATGAAGAAGAAATATCATATGGACCATCCAAGTTGCTTGGAAAACTtgaatacaaatgaaattaaatagaATTCATTCCAGAAACACTTTTGGTGAGAACTGCCATGTGTAGAAGACACCTGTGCCATGTGGAAGATACAAAGATGACCGAGAAGCCTTTCAGGAAGTAGGGGACACAGCAAGTAATTGTAGTAAGTGCCCACTGCTGTGGATGTACTCAAGAGGGGCATATAACCCAGACttagaagagacagaaaagtaCTAACCAGCTAAAGTGATACCTCGTACAGAAATTATATCATCCATCCTTAAAATTAGCCCATTATTCAAGCCTTTTTGAGGCAAAAAGGCTAAGTAATTTGACTTTCCATATATACTGCCAGAATTTGTCCAATCAATATAAGTAAATTAGGAAGAGAAGACAGTCTATGACCTAGCTgtctacattttaataaaagtttattaacTCCAAGGTGATATTAGCTCtaaggcatttcttttttttttttttttttttttgcggtacgccggcctctcactgttgtggcctctccctttgcggagcacaggctccggacgcgcaggttcagcggccatggctcacgggcccagccactctgcggcacgtgggatcttcctggaccgggacacgaacccgcgtcccctgcatcggcaggcagactctcaaccactgtgccaccagggaagccctaaggcatTTCTTaatactaattttctttttcttaatactaATTCTTAAAGTAGGGTTACTGGTTGTTGTACTAATGGAATCACTTTGTTTTTTCCCTGAATAGCATGTAAAATGATTAGGCTTACTTACTTCTCACTTTTTTCTTAATCCCATGCAATCTCTTCCACCGCTCTTGTAATATTAAACTCCCTGGGTTTCTGTGATGTTCTGACACCTTTAATGTCCCTATTTCTACCAACAATCTTTGCAAGACAGTCTTGACTTTTACTATCAAACATCTCAAAATGTTTCCAGTCTCTACACGTTACTCAATTCCAAAGCCAATTTCACATTTTTAgatgtttgttacagcagcatccCACTTCCCAGTAGTAAaatctgtgttagtttcctatggctgctctaacaaattaccacaaattgagtggcttaaaacaacagaaatttattgtctcacagttctggaggctagaagtctgaaatcaaggtgacaGCAGAGCCATACTCCCTCTGAAACTCTGGGCAGAATCTTTACTTCTTCCTAAATTCTGATGGTGGCCATCAGTCCTTAGTGTTCCTTGGCTTGCTgttgcatcactccaatctctgcttcatcttcacatggtggtCTTATacctttgtgtttctttcttcacCTGGCATtatcctcttcttttaaggatcctagtcatattggattagggcctactCTAATGATTCATTTTAACTCAGTTATAGCTGTGAAGACCCTACTAGGTCACATTTACATGTACTGAGGATTAGGACTTAAACATGTCTTTTGAGGGGACACACAATTCAAGCCATAACAATATAGATACaccatgttttatttatccattcctgagttggtagacatttgggttatttctactttttgactGTTTTGTATAATGCTAGTATGcacattcatgtgcaagtttttatatgaacatatgttttcatcttGGTTGTATATGTAggcatggaattgctgggtcatatgatagataactctgtttaattttttgaacaaCTGCTAaacttttccaaagcagctgtaggattttacattcccaccaacaatgtataagAGTTATAATTTTTCCACATCTTACACATGTTATGGACTGTTTTTTTGACTGTAGCCATCCTATTGGGatgaagtggtacctcactgaAATTTAGATTTGTATTTCCCAGATGgctaattatgttgagcatcttttcatggcctTAGtagccatttgtgtgtcttcttttgagaaatgtctattcaaatcctttgcctatttttaaattagttttttatttgaattgttgaagttctttatacattctagatACTAGCCCATTATCAGGTATacgatttataaatattttctttccttctgtgggttgtcttttctctttcttgatagtgtcctttccctttatctttttaaaatattttttttagtttttataaaggGGATAAATGTGTAAAATTTAAGAAGTCAAATAGTGTTACACAGAAATCAGTAGGTGTCTACTGACTTCTACATACTCCCAATTCCTGCTCCCAAATATAAGTACTTTtaatcattttacttattttttctgatatttaccTCCATGTTTCTAAATAACATGTTTAAActactattgattttttttttatctctttgggGATATTTATTGACCTTTGTCTATGAAAGTTGAGGACTAAGTTCCCCCTTATACCCTATTCCTCTCAATATACAGATTTTGGTGAAGCAGTTTTTCATCTTTGATATTAATATGACTATATAGAACTTGTCCACAGCTGAGCCCtctaatataaatatatgattacgttgcctttcttttctaagtcttagtttttctttctttctttttttttttaatatgtatttatttagctgcaccaAGTCTTAGTTTCatcatgcaggctcttagttgtggcatgtgggagctagTTCCCCGCCCGGCCAggcattgaacccaggccccctgaattgggagcatggagtcttaaccactggaccaccagggaagtcccagcttttcttgaagttaataactgtcttgtttttattatcattttcctACATAGCTATTTCCGAACTCTGAGCAAAACTGATGTCTACTAGTATCGTTTTTTCCTAACAGCATCTTTTGTAGAGCAATATAGCcttttgcgggcttccctggtggcccagtggttgagagtccgcctgccgatgcaggggacacgggttcgtgccccggtccgggaggatcccacgtgccgcggagcggctgggcccgtgagccatggccgctgggcctgcgcgtccgaagcctgtgctccgtagcgggagaggccacaacagtgagaggcccgcgtactgcaaaaaaaaatatatatatatatagccttttGCTATAGTCCAGACTAGTTGCTTTCTATGCTGGCTGCAGAAATGCTGACCTATATTTGTCCTTCACCATCATCTCTGCCTCTCCAATGTTGGATTACCTGTGTCCctcattcccattttttttcttttgtgattcaTCTCCTTATTTTGGTGGAGCACAATCTTCTGTAGCTTTCCAAGAAAGGGCGTATGGCAAATAAGAGactttgcatttctaaaaatctttatTTGCCATTGCAGTTAGGTGATAGTTTGAATATGTATGGTGTTCTAAGCTGGACATTTTATACAAAACTTGAAGATTTTATACCATTGTCTTATGCTATTTGGAAATCAGGTACCattctgattttctattttttatatgtgaactgtttttttccctccaggatTATTCATGGGTTTTGTGTTGAGCACTTGATGGAGGCTGTTTTCTTTGTTCAGTCTTATTGGAGATCTGTGAATATAACTGTTGGTCCATCTAGACTActcctttaattttcttatccTTTCTCTCCTTATTTTGTATCTCGGAATTCTTATTCAACTTTTGGGGTAGTTTTTCTCAACTTAATCTTTGCTATCACTCTTTTGATATCCAAGAGTTTGGGGGCATTTTCTCaatgttcctttttaaatttactctaacttctttttgttgttattcctTGTTTGCAATAATTTATGTTTCTGAGAAGGTTCTTTGTGGGTTGGtcagtctttgttttgttttatttttatgtttcctgctccctgttttctgtttctgttttggtatCTGCCTTTGATATTTTAGGTTTTCTAGTAtatgtaaaatacttaaaatagtgCCTAGCGCACAGGATACACTTAGTAAAGTTTAGGTATTGTTATCTGGTGAATGGACTtggggaaaggagagaatggTGGCAGAGTGACAAATCTTTGTCAGTAGTCTAAGCAAGAGATAGGGAGAGGTCTGAACTTAAATTGTTTTGGGTGATGGAGAATGTACAAAAGATTAGAGAAACATCCCTACAGTTTCTACATGAGGAGTAAGGTAGATTTAAAGAATGACCTAGAGATTTCTGGCTTGAGAAGTCCATTATTTTCCATAACTGAaattgagaagacagaagaaagagcaATATTGGGGGGTCAATATTGaatacctttttgtttgtttgtttttagcacaGTCTTAGAATATTCAGAAGTCTCAGCATTCCACTTCTTTTTTGAGAAAGCACAATTAAACCTGCCTGAATTATCTGAAACATCTTCCTCTGGCCTCTTCTAAGATGTAGTATATTCACgagtttgtgtgcatgtgtgtatgacTTTAAGAGCAGATGAAGTTCTCaggttaagcaaaataagaacaaatacCAGACTGGTAAAGTTGATTAACTTAGCAAACTAGTTTTGGCAGGGGGAATCATTAACTTTTTAACCATTCTCGTATTGTTTTGTTTCAAagaattttgtattgtttttataaatacataaggctaatttttttaaaatttaaagataaataatcAAGGGAAAGTTATTTTGGCCAACCCTTGTTTTCACCAACTATTTCGAAAAATagtctaaaaaacaaacagaaaataaatactgtttaatCCATGTAATTatgtaaaatgtgaaattttttcttttgaggtcTGAATTCTAATTTTCTTTATAGGTTTTACAGCTCTTTAAAACACTGCACAGGACCAGacaacaagtttttaaaaatgatgctaGGGCATTAGAAGGTAAGTTTATATTTTGCCCCTTTGGAGCAAGTCCATTCTTTAGGTGGCTGCTAATAATACAAGAGACCATGTATGGTGGTCAAGACCTATCTTGGGGAATGACCTTCACGATCTCTCccctaatgtttttttaaataaaaatgagtttaCCTTACCCTTCTTTGAGAAgtatctacaaagaaaaaaatttaaagatcaacttttcttaaaaaattaggaaaaaaaagaggatcaGAATTTCAATGTGCTCCGTTACTTGCCTTATGTTCAAGCCATGAAACTCATTTGTCTATTATATAATCAAATTTTCACATCCTCTAGGACCAGATACTACCATATTGTTAATGCTTTGTGTCTTTCTAGAAGTGACAGCAGCTATGAAAGAGAATCTATCACAAATGATTCCAAATTCAGTATTTCACTGTTTAAAGTGGTTTCTGTCTTATCCGGAACTCAGAGCTCTAAAGCTTAGGTTCTGTGTTGGTCATACTCAGTTTCTAAACCTCTTTAAGAAGGCaccttgggggagggatggagggataaattggggtattgggattgacatatacacaccgctatatataaaatagataactaataaggacctactgtatagcacagggaactcttcttttttttttttttgcggtacgcgggcctctcactgctgtggcctctcctgttgcggagcacaggctccagacgtgcagggtcagtggccatggctcacgggcccagccgctccgcggcacgtgggatcttcctggaccgggacacgaacccgcgtcccctgaatcggcaggcggactctcaaccactgcgccaccagggaagcccgggaactCTTCTTaatactctgtgatgacctatatgggaaaagaatctaaaaaagagtggatatatgtataggtataactgattcactttgctgtataacagaaactaatacaacattataaatcaactatgccaaaataaaaattaaaattaaaaaattcaacctccatttaaaagaaagaggCCACCTATGTAAAGTGTCCCCACTGTCCCTAGGAATTCAAGTTTTTGTAATTTATCGAAAAAAATTTCTTGAATATTAAAGTATATGCCTCCTATTATATGTACTTTACACAAAttcctcatttaattcttatcacagccctgtgaggtagttactatcataatttctattttttcagatgagaaaactgacaaaatGTGAAAGGATTTACCCCACATCATACTTAGTaagaggtggagctgggatttagcCTAAACattctggctccaaagcctaAACTCTTACCCACCTTACATATTGAAATGTATCGAGCACAGAAGGAAGGTTTTATGGCTAATCTCCATCAgcataacatatttttaaatgttttaaatgtttttaagtgaaataattatAAGAATAGCTAATACTGCATATTTACTAAGCACTGTACATGAATTGTTCCATTAAATGCTCACAGCACACTCTAAGGCAGTTTATCAGTTATATTGAATTATGCTGCTGTAGTGATGCCAAAGTCTCAGTGGTATATGaacaaaagttttatttatcaGTCACTTTACTTGTCAGTCAAGGCACCCAGAATtatttgtatatcctctttgctgctatatcttcattttaagtgtgtgtttggcgggggggggggggggggggtagggttAACATGCTTGTATGCATTGAGTTTTGCCATCTTAAAAAAAGCATGTTAATTCAAATCCTTAGTTTTACAAAAACAAAGTATTAACTTGAATTTATTAGGATCTCATAGCTAGAGGttcaaaatgaaattagaaataaaaagcaggaCACAAAAGTATTAGAGtgctaaaaatatgtattaagtttAATTACAAATTTGCCAGCCTGTCAAAAGCTCTCCAaggactttttaaataaatttcttatttttatactttgttttacatgggacaaaattattttttctactagAGAACtagtagatatatgtgtatagcATATAGTATCGTAGTATAATGAATAATATGTAAATTATTGGGACAGGAATTATAAATTagaaaagcagggacttccctggttgtccagtgggtaagactccatgctcccaatacagggggcgccagtttgatccctggtcgggggaactagatcccgcatgcatgctgcaactaagagtccgtatgccgcaactaagaattccacatgcctcaactaaagatcccacatgccgcaacaaaggatcccacatgccacagtgaagatcctgcatgccgcaactaagacctggtgcagccaaaataaataaataaatatttaaaaagaaaaaggaaaagaaagaaaagcaaataactatatacatattttttctttttctagcagccagaataaagataaatgaaGAATTCAAATGTAATAAAAGTGAAACTTCTcctaagaaaatagaagaggtACAGTAATTAAGTTTTTCAATTATAATAAAACTCCAATTTTAGCaattaaggaaatgataaaaatagagggattatatgaaataaaaatcattactTGATAGTTAAAGCAAGCCATCACAACTATAGATAACCTTCAATTGTTTGGTTTGGCTCACCTTCTCAGGGTCATCAGCCTACACCCTTAAGATAGCAAGTTGCCTGGTGAAAAGAACGTTAGTGTAGCCATGATCAAAGTAAGAGCAGCTGAAACAACCCAGAAGTTCACAGAAATGCTGTCTTCATCTAAGGCAAGTGACTGAAACTAAGGAGAGTGAGTGTTGTGGTAACTCACTCAGAGTTACACAGAGGGAACGTCTACTCATTTAGCTCAACTAgacagaagttttttttaaattcatatctTGGCTGTGAAAGTTAACCAGCCAGAGTTTATGAACTATTCTTGCTTTGCCTTCTGTATTTGCATTTTAGTCACTTGCCGCAGTTGAAGACAATCTACTAGTCGGTGAGCTCCCTAGTATTCCTAGTACATGTTCGTTGAAAAAGTGCACAatgattcttttcctgtataaaatcatatgcatatacacattgTCTCTGTCTTAGGAAGGAACACTGCTTCCTAGGTGTTCCTGTATCTAACTTTGTATAAATGTAGGGAAAGGAccattagaaagaaaatgaaaaatgacaaattatttGCTGGAATAATTAAGATTCGAAGAATTGGTTTGGTAAAGAGGAAGGTACAAATTAGAGAAATTCTTCCATGTTTAATAGAATTTCcacatagtgaaaaaaaaatttttatacaaatacTTTTCTACTTAGTAGAGAAAATGCTATTTTTGAAATAGTAAATATCTATGATAAAATAATGAGACAAAATGAGATAGCCTAAGGATTTCTTTCCctataacataaagaaaaaagggggagatTTCACTTAAGCGTATGATAGGGCAAACAGGGACTATGTAATTTCTATTCATGAAAGAAGTTAAAATGACATTCTAATCAGGTCATGACATGAAGAGAAGTTAAAATGTATATACTGAAATTTGTACTATTTTGCTATTTGGTAGACTGATTAATAACAATATGGTACAGgtatacctcgttttattgtgcttcgctctattgcacttcacagaatctgttttttacaaattgaaggtttggggcaaccctgcattgtcagatgctggttagcattttttagtaataaggtgtttttaattaaggtacgcacattgtttttttagacataatgctgttgcacacttaatagactactgtatattgtaaacataacttttatatgcagttggaaacaaaaaaatttgtatgactcactttattatgatatttgttttattgtggtgatctggaactgaacccacaatatctctgaggtatgcctgtaagtgtttttaaattttgaagtcatggtttaaaaattttttaattgaggtctGTTTATATTAACTAAACTGGAAAAATGAACTACCATCTCCCAAATTAATTTTACTTGTAGAACACTAACATTAAGCactcctttttttatatataaatttatttatttaatttatttatttttggttgcgtgcgggctttctctagctgtggtgagtgggggctactcttcattgtggtgtgcgggcttctcattgtggtggcttctcttgttgcggagcatgagctgtaggcatgcaggcttcagtagttgtggctcgtgggctctagagcacaggctcagtagttgtgacacacaggcttagttgctccacagcgtgtgggatcttcatggaccagagctcaaacccatgtcccctgcattggcaggcagattcttaaccactgcaccaccagggaagcccacattaaGCACTCTTGAAATTAGATATTTGTTATATACaagtgtatattttatactttctgtAACTCTGCATATATTAAATACTTAGTAGTTTTTAGATAATTACATTGTCATGTATTGTCATGAAGTCTTGGCACCAAAATGAATCATAGGCATTCTCTtgaccagcagttctcaaactttttggttttaAGACCACTTTACCTTCCGAAAAACTGAAGACCCCAAAAAGTGCTATTTATATGTTATAcctatcaatatttaccatactaggatttaaaactgagaaatttttaaaatatatgttgattaaataatttaaaaataataagctcgggcccatgtaccgcaaaaaagaaaaaaaaaataagctcattACCTATTAAATAcgatatttatgaaaaataactgtattttccaaaaaatttaGTAAGAAGCAaggcattattttatatttttgcaaatctctttaatgtctggcttaataggaGTCAGCTAAATTTTCATACCTGCTTCCTCATTCAATCtggcactgtatttttttttttttttttttttttgccgtatgcaggcctctcactgttgtggcctctcccattgcggagcacaggctctggacgcgcaggctcagcggccatgtctcacgggcccagccgctccgcggcatgtgggatcttcccagaccaggtcacgaacctgtgtcccctgcatcggcaggcggattctcaaccactgcaccaccagggaagcccaactgtatGTTTTTTTAGATTgaattatatgaagaaaattcagCCTTATGCAGATATGTAGTTGGAAGAGGGTAGGTGTATATATTAGCCTTTTCAAATAATTGTGAATATTCTTTGATATCAGACCTCAACAAGTGGTAAATTTCTTTAAAGGTTAGATGCAATGCGGAACTCTGTTATCTGTTAGACCAATggatgtgtgtgggtgtgtgtgtttatccttTGCCGGGGTGGTTCCTAGGACTTATACATACCACATCCTGCTCATCCCCTTTGATCTCCCATAATCCCTTGTTTCTTATCTAGCCTTGTTTCCAGCCTTAAACCTAAGACTCAGCTCAGTTTATGCACCTCCAGTGGGTGAGGAGTcgcattgtttttctttctctccccttctaAGCCCCTTCTCAGCTCTGTAGGGAGGTGAGGCTTTGCTCTCCTACAGCCTTCTCCATTTCAATTAATGGCAGCTCCCTCCTTTTGATGCTCAGACCAAAACCCTTGGTGCTCTCTTTTTCGACTGCTTTCCTTCTCTCACATTTACATCCAATCTGGCAGCAAATCCTGTTGACTTAaccttcaaaatatacccagaatTCAACCACTTCTTATTTGCCCTATTATTATTTCCTGGTTCAAGCCATCATTATTTCTCACTGGGTTGTTACAGCAGCCTCCTAGTGGGTCTTTTTGCTTCTGCCCTAACTCCCTGCAGCCTATTCTCAATACTTATAAAAGGCAGTGagccttttaaaaaaaggcatATCCCATCACTCCTCTGCTCACAATCCCCATGGCTCCTCATCCCATTCAAATTAAAATCTAAAGTCTCTACCTACCATGACCTATAACACTGTATTATCTGACCCCT containing:
- the LYRM7 gene encoding complex III assembly factor LYRM7 isoform X3 is translated as MSQAAKVLQLFKTLHRTRQQVFKNDARALEAARIKINEEFKCNKSETSPKKIEELIKIGSDVELILRTSVIQGIHTDHNTLRPPLS